In the genome of Rhodospirillales bacterium, one region contains:
- a CDS encoding type III pantothenate kinase, with protein sequence MTSRLLLAIDQGNTNTVFAIFRDDNLLGQWRIATKTDRTADEFAVWLHQLLELDGIDGGKIEDAIIASVTPQALFDLKTLCRKHFGCDPVVVGENAELGIPLRIDDPREAGADRVVNAVGAFVTFGGPLVVIDFGTATTFDVIDQDGGFAGGVFAPGINLALDAMHRISARLPRIGVEKPGKVIGTNTVACMQSGVYWGYVSLIEGVVQRVRAEYGKPMRVVATGGLAPMFDAATDAIDEIDPDVTVRGLLEVWRRSRARDA encoded by the coding sequence ATGACCAGTAGACTTCTTCTCGCCATTGACCAGGGCAACACCAACACGGTGTTTGCCATCTTCCGGGACGACAATCTCCTTGGGCAGTGGCGCATTGCGACCAAGACCGACCGGACCGCGGACGAGTTCGCGGTCTGGCTTCATCAGCTTCTCGAGCTCGATGGCATCGACGGCGGCAAGATCGAGGATGCCATCATCGCAAGCGTGACGCCGCAGGCGCTCTTCGATCTCAAGACGCTCTGTCGCAAGCATTTCGGCTGCGATCCCGTGGTGGTTGGCGAAAACGCGGAACTCGGCATCCCGCTTCGCATTGATGACCCGCGCGAGGCCGGCGCCGACCGTGTCGTCAACGCGGTCGGTGCCTTCGTGACGTTCGGCGGTCCCCTGGTCGTCATCGACTTCGGCACGGCGACGACCTTCGATGTGATCGACCAGGACGGCGGCTTTGCGGGCGGTGTCTTCGCACCCGGCATCAACCTGGCGCTCGACGCCATGCACCGCATCTCGGCGCGGTTGCCCCGCATCGGCGTCGAAAAGCCGGGCAAGGTGATCGGCACCAACACCGTCGCCTGCATGCAGTCGGGCGTCTATTGGGGGTATGTGAGCCTGATCGAGGGGGTCGTGCAGCGCGTCCGCGCCGAGTACGGCAAGCCCATGCGGGTCGTTGCAACGGGTGGGCTGGCACCGATGTTCGACGCCGCGACCGATGCGATCGACGAGATTGATCCCGACGTTACCGTTCGGGGACTTCTCGAGGTTTGGCGCCGCAGCCGCGCCCGGGACGCCTGA
- the nuoI gene encoding NADH-quinone oxidoreductase subunit NuoI, whose translation MAFLDRTARTLLLAELVSGMGKTFSYIFKRRVTVNYPYEKGPLSPRFRGEHALRRYPNGEERCIACKLCEAICPAQAIMIEAEPREDGSRRTTRYDIDMTKCIYCGFCEEACPVDAIVEGPNFEFATETRAELFYDKEKLLENGERWEKEIAARLAVDAPYR comes from the coding sequence ATGGCGTTCCTGGACCGCACCGCCCGTACGCTGCTGCTTGCCGAGCTCGTTTCCGGCATGGGCAAGACCTTCAGCTACATCTTCAAGCGCCGCGTCACAGTGAACTATCCCTACGAGAAGGGACCGCTGTCGCCACGCTTCCGCGGTGAACATGCGCTGCGTCGTTATCCCAACGGCGAGGAGCGCTGCATCGCTTGCAAGCTGTGCGAGGCAATCTGCCCCGCCCAGGCCATCATGATTGAGGCCGAACCACGCGAGGACGGCAGCCGCCGCACGACGCGTTACGACATCGACATGACCAAGTGTATCTACTGCGGTTTTTGCGAGGAAGCCTGTCCGGTGGACGCGATCGTCGAGGGCCCGAACTTCGAGTTCGCAACCGAGACCCGCGCCGAGTTGTTCTACGACAAGGAGAAACTTCTGGAGAACGGCGAGCGCTGGGAAAAGGAAATCGCCGCACGCCTCGCGGTGGATGCGCCTTACCGGTAA
- the nuoL gene encoding NADH-quinone oxidoreductase subunit L → MEFLAIATVFLPLIGAVAAGLLGRQLGDKVAPIVTCVLLIASAFSAWLVFLEVVSAGTVLHPKLFTWIDVGSFEVDWAIYVDQVTAVMLIVVTTVSAIVHIYSIGYMEHDPHRPRFFAYLSLFTFAMLTLVTADNFLQMFFGWEGVGVCSYLLIGFWYRRSSANAAAIKAFLVNRVGDFGFALGIMGVFVLFDTVVFQSVFDAVPDKVGEEIHFLSWNVDAITVLCLLLFIGAMGKSAQVPLHTWLPDAMEGPTPVSALIHAATMVTAGVFMVVRLSPMFAYSPDALMVVTFVGATTAIFAATVGIAQNDIKRVIAYSTCSQLGYMFFACGVGAYPVALFHLFTHAFFKALLFLCSGSVIHAMHDEQDMRRMGGLWRKLPITYAFMWIGSLALAGIPLFAGYYSKDLIIESAYVTDTFTGQYAFWLGCGAAFLTALYSWRLIIMTFHGKPRMTKETFDHAHEAPKIMWVPLTVLAVGAVIGGYGLFGGKMVYHGGGEFFGPSIMMYADEHAFAAHSEADESHSAAEDNHGDAHGETDVTHADGHHDELDMRNAINKAHEETPFWVKAMIFLIVLSGIATAYVCYMFLTHIPGLLASQFRPVYKFLLNKWYFDELFDWMLVRPAKRLGYDLWKTGDGEVIDGLGPDGVAAATLDIARRAQVLQSGYVYHYAFAMLIGLVVVASWLLFKVWG, encoded by the coding sequence GTGGAATTCCTTGCTATCGCCACCGTCTTCCTTCCGCTGATCGGCGCGGTCGCCGCCGGTCTGTTAGGCCGTCAGCTCGGCGACAAGGTGGCACCGATCGTGACCTGCGTGCTGCTGATCGCTTCAGCGTTCTCGGCCTGGCTTGTCTTCCTCGAGGTGGTTAGTGCCGGCACGGTGCTGCATCCGAAGCTCTTCACTTGGATCGATGTAGGCTCGTTCGAGGTGGACTGGGCCATCTATGTCGATCAGGTGACGGCGGTGATGCTGATCGTCGTCACCACGGTTTCGGCGATCGTGCACATCTATTCGATCGGCTACATGGAGCACGACCCGCATCGGCCGCGCTTCTTTGCCTATCTCTCGCTCTTCACCTTCGCCATGCTCACGCTGGTGACGGCCGACAACTTCCTCCAGATGTTCTTCGGCTGGGAAGGCGTCGGTGTCTGCAGCTATCTGCTGATCGGCTTCTGGTACAGACGTTCCAGCGCCAATGCCGCCGCGATCAAGGCCTTTCTCGTCAACCGCGTCGGCGATTTCGGGTTCGCTCTTGGGATCATGGGCGTCTTCGTTCTATTCGACACGGTTGTGTTCCAAAGCGTGTTCGATGCCGTGCCGGACAAGGTTGGCGAAGAGATCCACTTCCTCTCCTGGAATGTCGACGCCATCACGGTTCTCTGCCTGTTGCTGTTCATCGGTGCGATGGGCAAGTCGGCACAGGTGCCGCTTCACACTTGGTTGCCAGATGCCATGGAAGGCCCGACCCCGGTCTCCGCGCTGATCCATGCCGCGACGATGGTTACGGCCGGCGTCTTCATGGTCGTTCGGCTGTCGCCGATGTTTGCTTATTCGCCTGATGCCCTGATGGTGGTGACCTTCGTCGGCGCGACCACGGCAATCTTCGCGGCGACAGTAGGCATCGCCCAGAACGACATCAAGCGCGTGATTGCCTATTCGACCTGCAGCCAGCTTGGCTACATGTTCTTCGCCTGCGGTGTCGGAGCCTATCCGGTGGCGCTCTTCCACCTCTTCACCCACGCGTTCTTCAAGGCGTTGCTCTTCCTGTGCTCGGGCTCGGTCATCCACGCCATGCACGACGAGCAGGATATGCGCCGGATGGGCGGGCTGTGGCGCAAGCTGCCGATCACCTACGCCTTCATGTGGATCGGCAGCCTGGCGCTGGCGGGTATCCCGTTGTTTGCGGGTTACTACTCCAAGGATCTGATCATCGAGAGCGCCTACGTAACCGATACCTTCACGGGCCAGTACGCCTTCTGGCTGGGCTGCGGTGCGGCGTTTCTGACGGCGCTCTATTCGTGGCGCCTGATCATCATGACCTTCCACGGCAAGCCGCGCATGACCAAGGAGACCTTCGATCACGCGCATGAGGCGCCGAAGATCATGTGGGTGCCGCTCACCGTTCTGGCGGTCGGCGCCGTGATCGGCGGCTACGGTCTGTTCGGTGGCAAGATGGTCTACCACGGCGGCGGCGAGTTCTTCGGCCCGTCGATCATGATGTACGCCGATGAGCACGCTTTTGCGGCCCATAGTGAGGCCGACGAGTCACACTCTGCGGCCGAAGACAATCACGGCGATGCGCATGGCGAGACGGATGTGACGCACGCCGATGGCCACCACGACGAACTCGACATGCGCAACGCAATAAACAAGGCGCACGAGGAGACACCCTTCTGGGTCAAGGCGATGATCTTCCTCATCGTGCTGTCCGGCATCGCGACGGCCTACGTCTGCTATATGTTCCTGACCCACATTCCGGGCCTGCTCGCGAGCCAGTTCCGGCCGGTCTACAAGTTCCTGCTGAACAAATGGTACTTCGACGAGCTGTTCGACTGGATGCTCGTGCGGCCGGCCAAGCGGCTCGGCTACGATCTCTGGAAGACCGGCGACGGCGAGGTCATCGACGGGCTCGGTCCCGATGGTGTCGCCGCCGCAACGCTCGATATCGCTCGTCGCGCCCAGGTGCTGCAGTCGGGCTACGTCTACCATTACGCCTTCGCCATGCTGATCGGCCTTGTCGTGGTTGCAAGCTGGTTGCTGTTCAAGGTCTGGGGTTAG
- a CDS encoding ribonuclease J — protein MNLNLYEYDGAWLMCDLGLTFAGDELPGIDLVMPDLSYIAKRSENLLGLVLTHAHEDHLGAVPYLWPRLRCPVYATPFTAALLRKKLDQGAEGIEGMAITEVPLGGSIDLGPFRIELISLTHSIPEPNALVVHTPHGAVMHTGDWKLDPAPLISEPTDEDALREIGDDGILAMICDSTNVFRPGTSGSEADVRKSLTELIGEQNRRVVVTTFASNLARLLTIHEAATANGRSCVAVGRSMWRILECACETGYVPKGVRFLGDRDAQDLPDDKVLYMMTGCQGEPNAALSRVADGSHPTIELGTGDTVIFSSKIIPGNEKNIFDLINRLTRLNIDVITEKDRFVHVSGHPNRDELARMYQLVRPRIAVPVHGELRHMREHAALARSFQVPEAVTIENGAMLLLAPGRPKIVDHVEHGRVAWNGRCTIPVDGNVIKERRRLMFNGAAFVTLVIDAEGELVSDPVVSAHGLIEDDKDRELLEDLIDDAIDAVDGLSRPKRRDDSSVREAVRTAVRRFLRTEFNRRPLVDVHLIRL, from the coding sequence ATGAACCTCAATCTCTATGAGTACGACGGTGCCTGGCTGATGTGCGACCTCGGCCTCACCTTTGCCGGCGACGAACTTCCCGGCATTGACCTTGTCATGCCGGACCTCAGCTACATCGCCAAGCGCAGCGAGAACCTGCTTGGGCTGGTCCTGACCCACGCCCACGAGGATCATCTCGGCGCCGTGCCTTATCTCTGGCCACGCCTGCGTTGTCCCGTCTACGCGACGCCGTTCACGGCGGCCCTTCTGCGCAAGAAGCTCGATCAAGGCGCCGAAGGCATTGAAGGCATGGCGATCACCGAGGTCCCGCTCGGCGGTTCGATCGACCTTGGACCGTTTCGTATTGAGCTCATCAGCCTGACCCACTCGATTCCCGAACCCAACGCGCTGGTCGTCCATACGCCTCATGGTGCCGTCATGCACACGGGCGACTGGAAGCTCGATCCGGCCCCGCTGATCTCCGAGCCGACCGACGAGGATGCGCTCCGGGAGATTGGTGATGACGGCATTCTGGCCATGATCTGCGATTCGACGAATGTCTTCCGGCCCGGCACCTCGGGTTCCGAGGCCGATGTGAGGAAATCCCTGACCGAACTGATCGGAGAGCAGAACCGGCGGGTTGTGGTCACGACCTTCGCCAGCAATCTCGCGCGTCTTCTGACGATCCATGAAGCTGCCACCGCGAACGGACGGAGCTGCGTCGCCGTCGGGCGTTCAATGTGGCGCATTCTCGAATGCGCCTGCGAGACCGGCTACGTGCCGAAGGGGGTACGGTTTCTCGGCGATCGTGACGCCCAAGACCTGCCAGATGACAAGGTGCTCTACATGATGACCGGCTGCCAGGGTGAGCCCAATGCGGCGCTGTCGCGTGTGGCCGATGGCAGCCATCCCACAATCGAGCTCGGCACCGGTGACACTGTGATCTTCTCATCCAAGATCATTCCCGGCAACGAGAAGAATATCTTCGACCTGATCAACCGGCTGACCCGCCTCAACATCGATGTGATCACCGAGAAGGACCGGTTCGTCCACGTCTCCGGCCATCCCAACCGCGACGAGCTTGCACGCATGTACCAGCTCGTCAGGCCACGGATCGCGGTGCCCGTCCATGGCGAACTGCGCCACATGCGGGAGCACGCGGCGCTGGCGCGTTCCTTCCAGGTGCCTGAGGCCGTGACGATCGAGAACGGTGCCATGCTGCTCTTGGCACCCGGTAGGCCCAAGATCGTCGATCACGTCGAGCATGGCCGTGTCGCGTGGAACGGCCGGTGCACCATTCCAGTCGATGGCAACGTCATCAAGGAGCGCCGGCGCCTGATGTTCAACGGGGCGGCGTTTGTCACGCTGGTGATCGACGCCGAGGGTGAGCTGGTCTCCGATCCCGTCGTCAGCGCCCATGGTCTGATTGAGGACGACAAGGACCGTGAGCTGCTCGAGGATCTGATCGACGATGCCATCGACGCGGTCGATGGACTTTCACGACCCAAGCGGCGCGATGACAGCAGCGTCCGGGAGGCAGTCCGGACTGCTGTTCGCCGATTTCTTCGGACGGAGTTCAACCGTCGACCCTTGGTCGACGTTCATCTCATCAGGCTTTAA
- a CDS encoding FkbM family methyltransferase, which produces MEDTRCTSSGIRLIKIDVEGMELAVLKGAQRLVDEHHPVIYAENNLRDKSLALLQWLLNADYMLYWYLPFMFSTTNFYGAEVNPLTDPAGNPTLSANILAAPFGSP; this is translated from the coding sequence ATGGAGGACACACGCTGTACGTCGTCCGGCATAAGGCTGATCAAGATCGACGTCGAAGGCATGGAACTCGCCGTTCTCAAGGGTGCGCAGCGCCTGGTCGACGAGCACCACCCGGTCATCTACGCCGAGAACAATCTGCGCGATAAATCGCTGGCGCTGCTCCAGTGGCTGCTCAATGCCGACTACATGCTCTACTGGTACCTTCCGTTCATGTTCTCGACCACCAATTTCTATGGTGCCGAGGTCAATCCTTTGACCGATCCCGCCGGGAATCCCACCCTTTCGGCCAATATTCTCGCTGCTCCCTTTGGCTCACCGTGA
- the nuoN gene encoding NADH-quinone oxidoreductase subunit NuoN, producing MTELLLSDITAVLPEIWFAVAGMALLMVGVFTKGDNTRLVLWLAVVTMIVGGFVLHVQVDHGTPFGGLVVIDAFGDFMKTLVLIGSGLALIMSIGFIRREGMNRFEYPVLVVLATLGMFVMISANDLLTLYVGLEMQSLALYVCAAFQRDNLRSSEAGLKYFVLGAVASGMLLYGCSMVYGFTGTTSFAILAETLASGDPSIGATVGVVFIAAGLAFKVSAVPFHMWTPDVYEGAPTPVTAFFSVAPKVAAMALMLRVMMGPFAGLFEQWQQIVFLLAVASMFLGSIGAIGQHNIKRLMAYSSIGHVGFALVGLAAGTAEGVNGVAIYLAIYLVMSLGIWGCILTMRRHGAMVEDIADLAGLSRTNPSLALAFSIFMFSMAGIPPLAGFFGKFYVFMAAINEGLYTLAVVGVLTSVIGAFYYIRIVKIMYFDEPVDGFDKPLGREVWPVIAVTAAVTMLFFLYTGPLLDSADAASQALVAGGGQTVQAALTQ from the coding sequence ATGACCGAACTGCTCCTCTCTGATATCACCGCCGTCCTGCCGGAGATCTGGTTCGCGGTTGCGGGCATGGCGCTTCTGATGGTCGGTGTCTTTACCAAGGGCGACAACACGCGCCTGGTGCTGTGGCTCGCCGTGGTGACGATGATCGTCGGCGGGTTCGTGCTGCATGTGCAGGTCGACCACGGCACGCCGTTCGGCGGGCTGGTCGTTATCGACGCCTTCGGCGATTTCATGAAGACCTTGGTCCTGATCGGCTCGGGGCTGGCGCTCATCATGTCGATCGGGTTCATCCGGCGCGAAGGCATGAACCGTTTCGAGTACCCGGTTCTCGTCGTGCTCGCGACGCTGGGCATGTTCGTCATGATCTCGGCGAACGACCTGCTGACACTCTACGTCGGTCTCGAAATGCAGAGCCTGGCACTCTACGTCTGCGCAGCATTCCAGCGTGACAACCTGCGCTCGAGCGAGGCCGGGCTGAAGTACTTCGTGCTCGGCGCCGTCGCCTCCGGCATGCTGCTCTACGGCTGCTCGATGGTCTACGGCTTCACCGGAACGACCTCGTTCGCAATTCTCGCGGAGACGCTGGCAAGCGGCGATCCCAGCATCGGTGCCACTGTCGGCGTGGTGTTCATTGCCGCGGGCCTCGCCTTCAAGGTCTCGGCCGTGCCGTTTCACATGTGGACGCCCGACGTCTACGAGGGTGCGCCGACGCCGGTCACGGCGTTCTTCTCGGTCGCGCCCAAGGTCGCCGCCATGGCGCTCATGCTGCGTGTCATGATGGGGCCGTTCGCCGGGCTCTTCGAGCAGTGGCAGCAGATCGTTTTCCTGCTGGCGGTCGCCTCCATGTTCCTCGGCTCGATCGGTGCGATCGGCCAGCACAACATCAAGCGGCTGATGGCCTACAGCTCCATCGGCCATGTCGGTTTCGCCCTGGTCGGTCTGGCGGCCGGCACCGCCGAAGGCGTCAACGGCGTCGCGATCTATCTCGCAATCTACCTCGTCATGAGCCTTGGGATCTGGGGTTGCATCCTAACCATGCGCCGACACGGCGCGATGGTAGAGGACATCGCCGATCTCGCCGGCTTGTCGCGGACCAACCCGTCGCTCGCCCTGGCCTTTTCCATCTTCATGTTCTCAATGGCCGGCATTCCGCCGCTCGCCGGGTTCTTCGGCAAGTTCTACGTCTTCATGGCGGCGATCAACGAGGGGCTCTACACGCTCGCGGTCGTCGGCGTGCTGACCAGCGTGATCGGTGCGTTCTATTACATCCGCATCGTCAAGATCATGTACTTCGACGAACCGGTCGACGGGTTCGACAAGCCGCTCGGTCGTGAGGTCTGGCCGGTGATCGCCGTGACCGCCGCCGTCACAATGCTCTTCTTCCTCTACACAGGGCCATTGCTCGACAGCGCTGATGCGGCGTCGCAGGCGCTTGTCGCCGGTGGAGGCCAGACCGTTCAGGCTGCGCTGACGCAGTGA
- the nuoK gene encoding NADH-quinone oxidoreductase subunit NuoK yields the protein METGLAHYLTVAAILFTLGILGIFLNRKNVIIILMSVELMLLAVNINLVAFSVELGDMVGQVFAMLVLTVAAAEAAIGLAILVAYFRNRGSIAVEDINMMKG from the coding sequence GTGGAGACCGGTCTCGCCCACTACCTGACGGTCGCAGCGATCCTTTTCACGCTGGGCATTCTCGGCATCTTCCTGAACCGGAAGAACGTCATCATCATCCTGATGTCGGTCGAACTCATGCTGCTTGCGGTCAACATCAATCTCGTCGCCTTTTCGGTCGAACTCGGCGACATGGTTGGTCAGGTCTTCGCCATGCTGGTCCTGACCGTTGCCGCGGCCGAGGCCGCCATCGGCCTCGCCATCCTTGTCGCCTACTTCCGCAACCGCGGTTCGATCGCTGTTGAGGATATCAACATGATGAAGGGCTGA
- a CDS encoding biotin--[acetyl-CoA-carboxylase] ligase — protein MNADSATGFMLVDHDTVTSTNDEALRLARDGALAWTIVRARSQSAGRGRRGRSFVSPPGNSYTSFIVRSERSAETVAQLALVAGLAVAEALEHVVPTLPKPMCKWPNDVLVEGHKICGILVESSVKGVTVDVAIVGIGMNLVSHPEIEGERIGNVLQLSGITLDRDTWLHALAAALRRRVEAWEERDFAAVRDAVISRSAGLNRLVSVVDSKTVRGRFVGLDTDGALIVKDDGGVHHRCVSGSLVLEEGP, from the coding sequence GTGAACGCTGACAGTGCGACGGGCTTCATGCTCGTCGATCACGACACGGTCACCAGCACCAATGATGAAGCGCTGAGGCTTGCACGCGATGGCGCGCTGGCTTGGACGATCGTGAGGGCCCGATCCCAAAGTGCAGGACGCGGGCGCCGCGGGCGATCGTTCGTTTCGCCGCCAGGGAACTCCTACACCTCGTTCATCGTCAGATCCGAGCGTTCGGCCGAGACGGTCGCGCAACTCGCGCTCGTGGCGGGGCTGGCGGTTGCCGAAGCGCTTGAACATGTAGTACCGACCCTGCCGAAACCCATGTGCAAGTGGCCAAACGACGTACTGGTCGAGGGGCACAAGATCTGCGGCATTCTTGTCGAATCCTCGGTCAAGGGTGTGACCGTCGACGTCGCCATTGTCGGGATCGGCATGAACCTCGTCAGCCATCCCGAAATCGAGGGCGAACGAATCGGCAATGTCCTGCAGCTCAGCGGTATCACGCTTGATCGGGACACCTGGCTCCACGCCCTTGCTGCCGCCCTTCGGCGTCGGGTCGAGGCGTGGGAGGAGCGCGACTTTGCTGCTGTTCGGGATGCGGTGATCAGCCGATCGGCCGGTCTCAATCGTCTGGTTTCAGTCGTGGATTCGAAGACGGTGCGCGGCCGCTTCGTTGGCCTCGACACAGACGGTGCCCTGATCGTCAAGGATGACGGGGGTGTCCACCATCGTTGCGTTTCGGGCTCGCTTGTGCTGGAGGAAGGCCCATGA
- a CDS encoding NADH-quinone oxidoreductase subunit M, whose translation MSDWPLLSLAIVLPLIGAAFVMLIKGDEETVARNAKYVALWTSLIVLVVAISIWAMFDPTTAEFQFVEQSPWIPAYGIQYYLGIDGISLFLIVLSAFLTPVCILCSWEAVTVRVKEYMIAFLVMEALMIGVFCALDFVLFYLFFEAMLIPMFLIIGVWGGPRRIYSAFKFFLYTLVGSVLLLVAMLTMYFEAGTTSIPDLMNAGFDEDMQRWLWLAMFASFAVKVPMWPVHTWLPDAHVEAPTAGSVILAGVLLKMGGYGFVRLSLPMLPEASEFFTPLVFALSIIAIIYTSLVALMQEDMKKLIAYSSVAHMGFVTLGIFSMNQQGIEGGIYQMLSHGVVSAALFLCVGVVYDRIHSREIARYGGLVNRMPRYAFIFMVFMLASVGLPGTSGFVGEFLVLVGTFQANTWVALLATTGIILGAAYMLWLYRRVVFGELVREDLKAITDCNKRELLYFVPLTAAVLIMGFWPDPFLDVMHVSVENLVEQTQTATELAQAAE comes from the coding sequence ATGTCGGATTGGCCGCTGCTGTCGCTCGCCATTGTGCTGCCGCTGATCGGCGCAGCCTTTGTCATGCTGATCAAGGGCGACGAGGAAACTGTCGCGCGCAACGCAAAGTATGTCGCGCTCTGGACCTCACTGATTGTGCTAGTCGTGGCGATCTCCATCTGGGCGATGTTCGATCCCACCACGGCGGAGTTCCAGTTTGTCGAGCAGTCACCGTGGATCCCCGCCTATGGCATCCAGTACTACCTCGGCATCGACGGTATCTCGCTCTTCCTGATCGTGCTGTCGGCCTTTCTGACGCCGGTCTGCATTCTCTGTTCGTGGGAAGCGGTCACCGTCCGGGTCAAGGAGTACATGATCGCCTTCCTGGTGATGGAAGCGCTCATGATAGGTGTCTTCTGCGCGCTCGATTTCGTGCTCTTCTACCTCTTCTTCGAGGCCATGCTGATCCCGATGTTCCTGATCATCGGTGTCTGGGGCGGTCCGCGCCGGATTTATTCGGCCTTCAAGTTCTTCCTCTACACGCTGGTCGGCTCGGTTCTGCTCCTAGTCGCAATGCTGACGATGTACTTCGAGGCCGGCACCACCAGCATTCCCGACCTGATGAATGCCGGGTTCGACGAGGACATGCAGCGCTGGCTGTGGCTCGCGATGTTCGCCTCGTTCGCGGTCAAGGTGCCGATGTGGCCCGTTCACACCTGGCTGCCCGACGCACATGTCGAGGCGCCGACCGCCGGCTCTGTGATTCTTGCTGGTGTGCTCCTGAAGATGGGCGGCTACGGCTTCGTGCGCCTCTCGCTGCCGATGCTGCCGGAGGCTTCGGAGTTCTTCACGCCGCTGGTCTTCGCGCTCTCGATCATCGCCATCATCTACACCTCGCTCGTGGCGTTGATGCAGGAGGACATGAAGAAGCTCATCGCCTATTCGTCGGTGGCGCATATGGGTTTCGTGACGCTCGGCATCTTCTCGATGAACCAGCAGGGCATCGAGGGCGGCATCTATCAGATGCTCTCGCATGGTGTCGTCTCGGCCGCGCTTTTCCTCTGCGTCGGTGTCGTCTACGACCGCATCCACAGCCGTGAGATCGCGCGCTACGGCGGGCTCGTGAACCGCATGCCACGCTACGCGTTCATCTTCATGGTGTTTATGCTGGCCTCAGTCGGTTTGCCGGGCACGTCGGGGTTCGTCGGCGAGTTTCTCGTTCTCGTCGGCACCTTCCAGGCCAACACCTGGGTCGCGCTGCTGGCCACCACGGGCATCATTCTCGGCGCCGCATACATGCTCTGGCTCTACCGCCGCGTCGTGTTCGGAGAGTTGGTCCGTGAGGACCTCAAGGCCATCACCGATTGCAACAAGCGCGAGCTGCTCTACTTTGTGCCGCTGACCGCCGCTGTTCTGATTATGGGCTTCTGGCCCGACCCGTTCCTCGATGTCATGCATGTCTCGGTCGAGAACCTCGTCGAGCAGACACAAACGGCCACGGAGCTGGCTCAGGCCGCGGAGTAG
- a CDS encoding NADH-quinone oxidoreductase subunit J produces the protein MILQTLAFYMFAAVLLASAVMVISARNPVHSVLYLILAFFNAAALFVLIGAEFLAMILVVVYVGAVAVLFLFVVMMLDINLTELRQGFLQYLPIGALIGLILLLELLVVAGGWHFEPELVAAGQTPIPPIAERSNTAALGDVLYTKYTFLFQGAGIILLIAMIGAIVLTLRHRDIKRQRIGHQIARRPEDVVKVRNVRSGEGV, from the coding sequence ATGATTCTCCAGACGCTCGCCTTCTACATGTTTGCTGCCGTGTTGCTGGCATCGGCCGTGATGGTGATCTCGGCGCGCAACCCGGTGCATTCGGTGCTCTACCTGATTCTGGCATTCTTCAATGCCGCAGCGCTCTTCGTTTTGATCGGGGCCGAGTTCCTGGCGATGATCCTGGTCGTCGTCTATGTCGGCGCCGTTGCGGTACTGTTCCTATTCGTCGTCATGATGCTCGATATCAACCTGACGGAGCTGCGCCAGGGCTTCCTGCAGTATCTGCCGATTGGTGCGCTGATCGGACTGATCCTGCTGCTGGAGCTTCTTGTCGTCGCCGGCGGCTGGCACTTCGAGCCCGAGTTGGTCGCGGCAGGCCAGACGCCAATTCCACCGATCGCGGAACGCAGCAACACGGCTGCGTTGGGCGATGTGCTCTATACGAAATACACCTTCCTGTTCCAAGGTGCCGGCATCATCCTGTTGATCGCCATGATCGGCGCGATCGTGTTGACCCTGCGCCACCGCGACATCAAACGTCAGCGTATCGGCCACCAGATTGCGCGCCGGCCCGAGGATGTCGTGAAGGTGCGCAACGTCAGGTCGGGGGAGGGTGTCTGA